From one Candidatus Zixiibacteriota bacterium genomic stretch:
- a CDS encoding DUF2723 domain-containing protein, producing MDAKLRKPRSRFSVGLILAAIGFVFLQTPPVNGVLSLTIAPALLLIGFLVLIPMGLAPTVRVASDPDHAARDPRSPVAAYVCGAAVFAVTLVTYCATMWPGPGWWDSSAYITCAYTLGVTGPPGSFLLQLAGHFFGFIGAIESPAVRINFMIAVAAATTVTVSYFTLLHLFRLLPVRRRSTAVSVTSAVIGSLMIAFSVSVWQHATFTNPYALSLLMGILLIYTAVRWWESADRDGGGNYLLLAAFLFGLDLSIHRSNILLAPAFVALVLIRKPRALADWRLWLGAVPLCVIGASLQLGVMLRATLSPEINLGNPDTLPGLWSYLTLSQYGIKTFGSDLLQRKAELWDYQINHMYLRYLGWNFLAISSDGASVAWRPPFGLPALAAATGLVYLWVKHWRIALWTIIAFLCAAGLAVFYLNAPAGFFREMDRHFLVSFAVVGLWAACGVFAALNLVLGWFRRRPIRAPLLAGLVLLAVLPAGQLIGNIRLCDMRGNHAPMSWGRNALDTCEEEAILFTAGDNDTFPLWYLQIIEGYRRDITVLNIPLLNTPWYLETVRQYHRDLPLSIPDSLTGTLRPVAASRDTIRIVDAADDGDTAVFVLQPSYGDYLLVADQVVLDILKTNSFWRPVYFSIGFGDRLPLGLSDLSRLDGMAWRLVVTDTARSGTSVLQRNLLGTYHYAGFELRESMDLTTRQMLPVILGQFAHLADELRRSNQDAALADVTERRLSLWPELTEPPAGNPPDSAR from the coding sequence ATGGACGCCAAGCTGCGCAAACCTCGCTCACGTTTCTCGGTCGGGCTTATTCTGGCCGCCATCGGCTTTGTCTTTCTCCAGACCCCGCCGGTGAACGGCGTGCTGTCTCTTACGATCGCCCCGGCGCTCCTGTTGATCGGTTTTCTCGTGCTGATTCCGATGGGCCTGGCGCCGACCGTCCGCGTCGCCTCCGATCCGGATCACGCGGCCCGCGATCCACGATCTCCGGTCGCCGCCTATGTGTGCGGCGCGGCCGTGTTCGCAGTAACGCTGGTAACGTACTGCGCGACCATGTGGCCCGGACCGGGATGGTGGGATTCGAGCGCCTATATCACGTGCGCCTACACGCTCGGTGTCACCGGCCCTCCGGGTTCGTTTTTGCTCCAGTTGGCCGGTCACTTCTTCGGCTTTATCGGTGCGATAGAATCCCCCGCCGTACGCATCAACTTCATGATCGCCGTCGCTGCCGCAACGACGGTCACCGTGTCCTATTTCACGCTGTTGCACCTGTTTCGCCTGCTGCCGGTGCGACGCCGGTCGACCGCCGTGTCTGTTACCTCCGCGGTGATCGGTTCATTGATGATCGCGTTTTCCGTCAGCGTCTGGCAGCATGCCACCTTCACCAATCCCTATGCGTTGTCCCTGCTGATGGGAATTCTGCTGATCTACACGGCCGTCCGCTGGTGGGAGTCCGCCGACCGCGACGGCGGCGGCAATTACCTGTTGCTGGCGGCGTTTCTTTTCGGCCTCGACCTGAGCATCCACCGTTCGAATATACTGCTGGCGCCTGCGTTTGTAGCGCTCGTGCTGATTCGAAAACCCCGCGCGTTGGCCGACTGGCGTCTCTGGCTGGGCGCCGTACCGCTATGCGTCATCGGCGCCTCCCTTCAGCTGGGAGTGATGCTCCGCGCAACACTTTCTCCCGAGATCAATCTCGGCAATCCGGACACATTGCCCGGGCTGTGGTCGTATCTAACCCTGTCGCAGTACGGCATCAAGACATTTGGAAGCGATCTGCTCCAGCGCAAGGCCGAGCTGTGGGACTACCAAATCAACCACATGTACCTCCGGTATCTCGGCTGGAACTTCCTGGCGATCTCCTCGGACGGCGCCTCTGTTGCGTGGCGGCCGCCCTTTGGGCTTCCCGCACTGGCGGCCGCGACCGGACTGGTCTACCTGTGGGTGAAACACTGGAGAATCGCGTTGTGGACCATCATCGCGTTCCTCTGCGCCGCCGGGCTGGCAGTCTTTTATCTCAATGCGCCGGCCGGCTTCTTCCGTGAAATGGACCGCCATTTCCTGGTCTCGTTTGCAGTCGTTGGTCTCTGGGCGGCCTGCGGTGTATTTGCGGCGCTCAATCTCGTTCTCGGATGGTTCCGTCGCCGCCCCATACGCGCCCCGTTGCTGGCCGGACTTGTTTTGCTGGCGGTTCTGCCCGCTGGTCAACTAATAGGCAATATCCGACTGTGTGATATGAGAGGAAACCATGCGCCGATGTCATGGGGACGAAACGCGCTCGATACGTGCGAAGAGGAAGCCATCCTGTTTACGGCCGGCGACAACGACACGTTCCCCCTGTGGTATCTGCAGATCATCGAAGGCTACCGACGCGATATCACCGTGCTGAATATTCCGTTGCTCAACACCCCATGGTATCTGGAAACCGTGCGTCAATATCATCGTGATCTCCCGCTGTCCATTCCCGACTCTCTGACAGGGACACTGAGGCCTGTGGCGGCATCGCGGGACACGATTCGCATTGTCGATGCTGCGGACGACGGCGACACGGCCGTGTTTGTCCTGCAACCGTCATACGGCGATTACCTGCTGGTCGCAGACCAGGTGGTGCTCGATATCCTGAAAACCAACAGCTTCTGGCGACCCGTCTATTTCTCAATCGGATTCGGCGACCGCCTGCCGCTTGGTCTCAGCGACCTGTCCCGTCTGGATGGAATGGCCTGGCGGCTCGTCGTTACTGATACGGCGCGTTCGGGCACCAGCGTGCTTCAGCGGAACCTGCTCGGTACGTACCACTATGCCGGTTTTGAGTTGCGCGAGTCGATGGATCTGACTACCCGGCAGATGCTGCCGGTGATTCTGGGTCAGTTTGCGCACCTGGCCGACGAACTGCGACGCTCGAATCAGGACGCCGCGCTGGCGGATGTGACTGAACGGCGCCTCTCGCTGTGGCCGGAATTGACAGAGCCGCCGGCTGGGAACCCGCCTGATTCGGCCCGCTGA
- a CDS encoding helix-turn-helix domain-containing protein translates to MTLEEVAAYLKVKPQTLYTWAQEKKIPAAKLGKEWRFKKSLIDEWYLQHIDRKFAEVIESVRAKTQNDSGAAD, encoded by the coding sequence ATGACGCTCGAGGAGGTCGCCGCTTACCTCAAGGTGAAGCCTCAGACCCTCTATACGTGGGCGCAGGAGAAGAAGATCCCGGCGGCCAAACTGGGCAAGGAGTGGCGTTTCAAGAAATCGCTCATCGATGAGTGGTATCTCCAGCATATCGATCGGAAATTCGCCGAGGTCATCGAATCTGTCCGCGCAAAAACCCAGAACGACTCCGGCGCCGCGGACTAG
- a CDS encoding peptidoglycan-binding protein translates to MPDHEVQQGECLSSIAHRYGISDWRQLWEHPDNAALREHRNPHILKPGDVVKIPDDVGPAFEGCSGESGAFRLTSPPPTTLQLNLTDAFGNPYAHKEYELDVDGQVQRGTTAENGRLCCEIAPDAASATLTLWLDSAAQAPDRKLVWTLDLGHLDPIEELTGVQARLKSLGYGIDEISGSLDEPTRRALRMFQAEERLPITGEADEATVSRLARRYEDREESV, encoded by the coding sequence ATGCCGGACCACGAAGTACAACAAGGCGAGTGCCTGAGCAGTATTGCGCACCGTTACGGTATCAGCGACTGGCGGCAACTCTGGGAGCACCCGGACAACGCGGCCCTTCGCGAGCATCGCAATCCGCATATTCTGAAGCCGGGTGATGTCGTGAAGATACCGGACGATGTCGGGCCGGCGTTTGAGGGCTGTTCCGGCGAGTCCGGCGCGTTTCGATTGACCTCTCCCCCGCCGACGACACTGCAATTGAATCTCACCGACGCTTTCGGCAATCCGTATGCGCACAAGGAATACGAACTGGACGTGGATGGTCAGGTACAGCGCGGAACCACGGCCGAGAACGGGCGGCTCTGCTGCGAGATTGCCCCGGATGCTGCCTCCGCCACCCTCACCCTGTGGCTGGACTCCGCTGCTCAGGCGCCCGATCGAAAGCTGGTCTGGACGCTGGACCTGGGACATCTGGACCCGATTGAGGAACTGACCGGCGTGCAGGCGCGGTTGAAAAGTCTCGGGTACGGGATAGATGAGATAAGCGGCAGTCTTGACGAACCGACCCGGCGCGCTTTGCGCATGTTCCAGGCAGAGGAGCGCCTGCCGATCACGGGGGAAGCGGACGAAGCGACCGTGTCACGGCTGGCCCGTCGATACGAAGACCGTGAGGAGTCGGTATGA
- a CDS encoding efflux RND transporter periplasmic adaptor subunit: MLRRTFILLISLIALALGAFLGCGSDTEQTGSVQASAEAGHEGHHHGPGEHHEAPAPTGETNIALDWCREHRVPESQCTACNPALIAEFKATGDWCAGHGLPESHCRLCNPGITFPQEEVIALSAIDPVEDEIDVTLNFRPNAVACATDGALIQFASALTAERTGISVRSVSESRLEGAVDAPAEVVFDETAATVVTTTVPALVSRWMVSPGDVVRKGDVLAILQSPEIAELRAAFLSAQAEYDVQQKELERHRELRKVGLISAADYEQQDAITQRSRASLVGARGMLLSAGLDENDIDEIIKHGTLSNQFALRAGGAGMVVERIARIGELNDAGRAFALIADPSSMWIEARLTEEQLRQVSVGQTMTFDSDGRGLNRVGAEIIWTSRFLDPHTRTGTVRARVLDPNNQLRAGEFGRAHITRTLDNTVALVPKDAVQWEGCCNVVFVREAVDRYRPRKVELIDAEGPYYQVSGGLRPGEEVVVEGAFLLKTELKKTSIGAGCCGLEPVG; the protein is encoded by the coding sequence ATGTTGCGGAGAACTTTCATCTTACTGATTTCGCTGATAGCCCTGGCGCTGGGCGCGTTTCTCGGTTGCGGATCCGACACCGAACAGACGGGGAGTGTACAGGCGAGCGCCGAAGCCGGACACGAAGGCCACCACCACGGACCGGGCGAACACCATGAAGCGCCTGCGCCGACAGGCGAAACCAACATCGCGCTTGACTGGTGTCGCGAGCATCGGGTCCCGGAATCGCAGTGTACGGCATGCAATCCGGCGCTCATCGCGGAGTTCAAAGCCACCGGTGACTGGTGCGCCGGTCACGGGCTGCCGGAGTCGCACTGCCGGCTCTGCAATCCGGGAATTACGTTTCCCCAGGAAGAGGTCATTGCCCTGAGCGCGATCGATCCTGTCGAAGACGAGATTGACGTCACGTTGAACTTTCGTCCTAATGCCGTCGCGTGTGCCACCGACGGCGCACTGATCCAGTTTGCATCGGCTCTGACCGCCGAGCGTACCGGGATCTCGGTTCGATCGGTTTCCGAGTCACGGCTCGAGGGGGCGGTTGATGCACCGGCCGAGGTGGTGTTCGACGAAACCGCGGCGACCGTGGTTACCACGACGGTCCCGGCGCTGGTATCGCGCTGGATGGTGTCACCGGGGGACGTCGTCCGAAAAGGTGACGTCCTGGCAATCCTGCAGTCACCGGAGATCGCCGAATTGCGCGCCGCATTTCTTTCGGCGCAGGCGGAGTACGATGTTCAGCAAAAGGAACTCGAGCGACACCGCGAATTGCGCAAGGTGGGCCTGATCAGCGCGGCCGACTACGAGCAACAGGATGCCATAACGCAACGCAGCCGTGCGTCGCTGGTCGGCGCCCGAGGCATGTTGCTGTCGGCCGGGCTCGACGAAAACGATATCGATGAGATCATCAAGCACGGCACGTTGTCCAACCAGTTCGCGCTTCGGGCGGGCGGCGCCGGCATGGTCGTCGAACGAATAGCCCGGATAGGGGAGTTGAACGATGCGGGCCGCGCCTTCGCGTTGATCGCGGATCCGTCATCGATGTGGATCGAGGCCCGTCTCACCGAAGAGCAGCTTCGACAGGTATCCGTGGGACAGACGATGACGTTTGATTCCGACGGTCGCGGGCTGAACCGGGTCGGCGCGGAGATCATCTGGACGTCGCGGTTTCTCGACCCGCACACGCGTACGGGAACGGTCCGGGCGCGCGTGCTCGACCCGAACAACCAGCTTCGGGCAGGCGAGTTCGGCCGGGCACATATCACCCGGACACTCGATAACACGGTCGCGCTCGTGCCGAAGGATGCGGTGCAGTGGGAGGGCTGCTGCAATGTCGTGTTCGTACGCGAGGCGGTCGATCGCTACCGGCCCCGCAAGGTGGAGTTGATTGACGCCGAAGGACCGTACTACCAGGTCAGCGGCGGGCTCCGTCCGGGCGAAGAAGTGGTTGTCGAAGGCGCATTCCTGCTGAAGACGGAACTGAAAAAGACCAGTATCGGCGCGGGCTGCTGCGGGCTCGAACCGGTCGGCTGA